TCCACATTAACACCCCCCACACCAACATTCCCATCAGGCTGGGAGATCAATGAAGAGACATGTGATTTTGCTGTGTGCAataccaggtgaaagtgaggactgctgatactggagatgagagtcaagattagagcggcgctggaaaagcacagtaggtcaggtagcatccgaggagcaggaaaatcaccttttcgggcaggagcccttcatcagccacattcatgatgaagggctcctgcccgaaacgttgattttcctgctcgtcagatgctgcctgacctgctgtgcttttccagcaccactctaaccttgactgtgTACAACACCAGGCAAACTGAAATGTGTGAGGCCAACACACTGAATCTACAACATCCCAAGGACTACTTGCTCAtcaaacagcagaaacagcaCACAACAGAGCCACcccataaccaatggatcagatggctctgcagtcctgctacagaCAGTCCTGAATGGTGGGGGACAATTGCTGCaccagctgttccagtacagaaagcggttgatgttgtctacatggacttcggtCAAGNNNNNNNNNNNNNNNNNNNNNNNNNNNNNNNNNNNNNNNNNNNNNNNNNNNNNNNNNNNNNNNNNNNNNNNNNNNNNNNNNNNNNNNNNNNNNNNNNNNNNNNNNNNNNNNNNNNNNNNNNNNNNNNNNNNNNNNNNNNNNNNNNNNNNNNNNNNNNNNNNNNNNNNNNNNNNNNNNNNNNNNNNNNNNNNNNNNNNNNNNNNNNNNNNNNNNNNNNNNNNNNNNNNNNNNNNNNNNNNNNNNNNNNNNNNNNNNNNNNNNNNNNNNNNNNNNNNNNNNNNNNNNNNNNNNNNNNNNNNNNNNNNNNNNNNNNNNNNNNNNNNNNNNNNNNNNNNNNNNNNNNNNNNNNNNNNNNNNNNNNNNNNNNNNNNNNNNNNNNNNNNNNNNNNNNNNNNNNNNNNNNNNNNNNNNNNNNNNNNNNNNNNNNNNNNNNNNNNNNNNNNNNNNNNNNNNNNNNNNNNNNNNNNNNNNNNNNNNNNNNNNNNNNNNNNNNNNNNNNNNNNNNNNNNNNNNNNNNNNNNNNNNNNNNNNNNNNNNNNNNNNNNNNNNNNNNNNNNNNNNNNNNNNNNNNNNNNNNNNNNNNNNNNNNNNNNNNNNNNNNNNNNNNNNNNNNNNNNNNNNNNNNNNNNNNNNNNNNNNNNNNNNNNNNNNNNNNNNNNNNNNNNNNNNNNNNNNNNNNNNNNNNNNNNNNNNNNNNNNNNNNNNNNNNNNNNNNNNNNNNNNNNNNNNNNNNNNNNNNNNNNNNNNNNNNNNNNNNNNNNNNNNNNNNNNNNNNNNNNNNNNNNNNNNNNNNNNTCCACTATATACATGAGAACATCACCACCCACAAGCTTCCCTCCAATACACTCATCATCTTGATTTGGGAATATTTCATCATTACTTCAGTGTGACTGGGACAAAGCCCTTGGAATCCTTAACCAACCTTATCGCGAATGTCCCTGCagctgagggaatgcagcagatcaagaaggcagctcaccattccCTTCTCCAtgccaattagggatggccaatataGGCTGACCGAGcatgtgacacccacatccccttgAACAATGAAAAGATAACTGTacttcccagtcaggatggtctgTATCTGATGCCATTTTTTACACTGACATCATAGAGGTCAttactttggaaggtgctggtggAGGAAGTGTTGCTGCCTTGCTGCAGTgtattttattgttatttttattGTTACAATACTGTTgggtgggagttccaggattttgacccagtaacagggcagcaatatattttcctgcattcttccagacaagtggggaatattccatcacgctTCCAACTGGTCAATATGCTTTGGAGTCAGGTGTGATAATTTACAGGACCTCCAGCCTGTGACCTACTCTTAGAACCACAATTCCATTTGCACTCCTAGGTTCACTCCTTGTCCACaacagggggcagttaagagtcaacctcattacAGTAGGTATGGATtcgcatgtaggtcagaccattaaggatagcagatttccctccctaaaggagaTGAGTGAACCAGGTTTCTTTTTTGTCAGAGGTGCCTACATGGTCTTTATAAAACTGGCTTTTCAGTCTAGATTGCTTtccaattcaaatttcacaatctgccatggATTGGAAAGTATTCCCAAGACATTAGCCTCTGCAGAATACTACTCCCCCGCCCCTCTATTTTCTGCTCAGCCAATAGAAAGTGAAGGTAGAAACAGTGAGATTTTCAGCCAATGCGAGCTGAGGGTTCCCTCACTTTGAGACGTGCTCATCCAATGAGAGCTCAGAATTTTTGGGTCTCTTTTTCTCACCCAATGTCGATAGAGTAGGACTGTCATTGGTGGGGGTCTTGGGCTTGAATCCTTGATGACGATGTGTCTGTTCCCTGCCCCAAAAAACTGAAGCCAGTCTGAACACAGCAAATGAGTGACTGTGGGAGGTTTCAGAGTCGGAAATGGATTGGTCTGTAAATCCCAGCcaggtctctctctcacacacacactctccttctCACTGCCCCCCTGCCTGAGACCAACTGGAAGAGCCCAGGAGAAGGAGCCAACCCGAGAGCTCCCGGACCTGGTGGAGCCTGTCCCCATTGAGCTGTCAGGGCAGTGACACATCAGAACAttgttcctcaccttccactttcAGACGTGTTCGATACTGTGTTTGAAACTTGCCGATATTGAGCTCCACATGACACCGATAGGGACCAGCATCCTCCCAGCTCAGTCCCTCCATCATTATTGAGGCATCTTTGTTGCTGAGGCTCCCCATGAATCTGAATCGATTCCCACCGTCCCGCTGTATCACATTCTCACACAGCTCACCCTGGGAATGGTCTGGACCAGGATATGTACACTTAAAGATTAAAGACCATGATTCCCTCTTGTACCATAAGACGGAGCCGGTGAGTGTGAGGTGAGTGTCAGGGTGGGTGAAGCTGCAGGGTAAGACAGCGGAGCCTCCTTCCTCAGCCCTCACTCCATCCACGATTGTCATTGACCAACCCTTAGCAGAAAAAgctgtgaggggagagagagagagagaggatatgaACACAACACAGACACCAAACAGTGAGGCAAAACACTGAATCTGTTGTATGATGAGAAAATATATCACATTCTTCAGTCATGGTTTATAAACTaacctggggagaaagtgaggtctgcagatgctggaggtcagagctgaaaatgtgttactggaaaagcgcagcaggtcaggcagcatccagggaacaggagagtcgacgttttaggaagaagggcttatgcccgaaacgtcgactctcctgttccctggatgctgcctgacctgctgcgcttttccagcaacacaNNNNNNNNNNNNNNNNNNNNNNNNNNNNNNNNNNNNNNNNNNNNNNNNNNNNNNNNNNNNNNNNNNNNNNNNNNNNNNgtgttggacggggttggggggaggCTGCGGGGCGGTGTTgatggggtttgggggtggggggtggagttgGATGGGGATTGGGGGTGAGTGGGGGCGGTGGATGGGGGGATGGTGTTGAACGGGGTTCGTGGCACAGGCTGTGGAGGGCGGGGTCTCACgcgtggtgtgctgctgcctcatctcctgaatggggagtggacttaacagaaaactccaagccccagaggagaagcattgaatcaattaatcgaaatagtgcccgcccatctcatttggatattCAAGGTTCCTTTGTATGTGGTTTTTGCTGCTTTTCCTAGCAACCCTGAGGTGAAGCTTTCTTCTGGAGAGCTGCTTTTGCCCTGCTACTGCTTTCTGCTTGTCCACTCATGTGTTTTCAGCTGCTGGTGGATTGTCCTTCTTAAAGCAGAAATGTTCTTAAAGtgataaattcatttttttttctcctggtaCAAATTATCTTTTTTCCATCATTGCGACTTTGAGGTATTTATGTAACAATCCCATTGCTGGCCACCATGTTGCATGCTGCAGTAGATTGTGGCTTGTGGTTAGGTAGACTGCAAACTCTAATTTTTTTCTATATCAAGTCTAAGGGCTATCGAATTAGTGGAGGTAGAGGATGCATGATTGTTGCGttttgaaatgaaagcaaagCTATCTTAAtgacaagatgtagtttattgagTGACAGCAATGGGTACAAGAATGTTGAATAGTTATATATGATTATAAGGACTACCAGGAGCCAGAATGATACATCTATCTCCATCAGGACCTCATGTGAGACCATCCATTCTCCTCACCATCATCAGACTGGGTGGGCACTTAGCTTCAACGTTtattctttcagaaccattactttatacagcagttttaaaatgtaTCTACCAACTTATTCACTAAGATTTTTATTCAGAAAGAGTAAGAACAGGACTAGCCTAATCAATCTTTTCAGCTGTTCCATCATTCTATTGGATTCTGCTAGATCTATAATTCCACTCAAAAAATGTGCTCGTAACAAACGAACATCTGATCCAGCAATTAATCTAATTCCAAATGCTAGGATAAGATATACACTGGACAAATGACTCAGGACCTGTTGTGTGTGACATCATTAGAACTTGACAATAAGAATGCTACCTTGGATTCTATCCAAGCTGTATCATGTAAGTTTGTGTACTTAATTAGAACAGTTCAACCAAACGTTTAGTAGGGGCTTTCTGTCAAGCAAAAAAAATCTCTTCCAAGAAGCCTTCTGCAAATAAAACAGTGGTATTGTAATACAAAATGAAATTCATAACCCAAACAGGTGAACTTCATTCATTTTTGAAATCAACGGAGCCTGGATGTATAAGAAATTGCTATTGCTGAGGTTTTCAGGTTATGATAGGTCAACATTTTACCTCAAGTTACAGAAGTGACCTATCAGCCATTGTATGATACAATTATGACACAATTTATCAGCAAGCCATTCACTCAGGGTTGTAGCTGTACATAAAGTATACAATTTCAGTCAAAGCTGGCCATTAAGCAAAGTTCAACCAAAGCTGATTCACATAAAACAACAATTTGGTGATTTGACACACAAATGGAAGCCTGATGTGTGGAGGTGGAGCCTTCTCTATCAATTCTGACTACGAATTAGAATGGCTGGACCAATAAGCTTTGTCAAATCGAGGTTGAATTCATTTGTAAGTACTGGCACTGGTAAAATAAATACCATGTTGACAATACTATTTTCATGCAATTTATACTTGTCGGTTTTCAAGTATCTTTCTTAGCAGGTCAGAGGATAAATCCCTCTGACAAAACACCACCTTTATTgaaaggaattgagaataagctctttttaagaaacaaaaagatggtgaaagattaaaaaaatttGTTTCCAGAGAAAGCTGAAGTATTTTTCATATATTCTCTTTCAGCAAGATATCAATTTTCCAGGGAGTTTTTCATATGGTGTATCAACAGAGAAAACTGCTTCCCTCCAATCTCTCATACTCATTATAGTCTGCCAATCACTGCATGCTTCATGTATGCTAGTCACCTCATCAGGCAAATATGCAACCGTTTTGGGCAATGGAGTAGGAAGACAATGGTAGTGTAAAAGGGCAGGAGGGTAGTTTGAAAGAGGGTCAACAGTTCTTTGGAGACTGAAACTATTGAGCAATTTCGGGCATGTATAGAGGAAAACGATCACAAATTTTGTGTATTTGAGGATGGAGCATGATTTAGACCAGGAGGCTCCATAATTCCGAATTCGATTTCCTTGCCCCATCTCACATGTCATTAATTGTTAGAGCTGGATAAATTTTTTTTCGCAACTGTAAtacacacagaggcacagacaaCACTGGGTTTTTCAATTATTGCTGAAGGTGTAGGACATTATTGATTACATCCATGTGGACATTAAAGTAATTTATGACCAACTTATCAAATTTAtatgatcataagacataggaccaGGAGTAGGTCATTGACAGGAGCGGCACAGTGGTGACtaagtggttagtactgctgcctcacagcggcaggagcagtagggacttgggttcgattctaccctcggtCAACTGtatgtgtggcatttgcacattcccTCTATTTCTGTGAGgctttcctccggatgctctggtttcctgcctcCATCCAAAGTTGgatatattgcccatagtgtccggggatatgtcggctaggtgggttagccatgagaaatgcagggttacagggatggggtgttTCTGGTTGtggtgctcttcagagagtcggtgtggatttgatgggccaaatgacttgcttccacactggagggattctatgtttGCACCAAATTTTGTGGTTTTCACTATCTCTGTGTTCATTCTTTATTATTTTCATTCCTGTAAcatatatctctcccctctccagGTTATTGAATTCTATTTGCATTTCCTGGTCTTACATCCTGAAGTTAGGCACCTAGAATTGAACTCAGTTTCTCTTTACCCTTCTCCTACATGTGTACATTCAGCTCAGCTGTTACTCTCCACAAGCTACTTCCCTAGAGTCCTATTATTGAACATTTATTTAGCATCTTCACAATGTCATGATGATGCAAAGAATTTCTATTAATGTAGTCACTCTTGTAACACAGGAACACCACAACAAACAATTCAGGACAATGGCTTGATGTTAGTGCTGTGCAAGAGCAACTCACATAGCCCCATTCCATTGCCTTTTCTTCATATACTCACATTTTCCTTTTTCAACTCTTTATGCTGTTTCCTTTATGAAAATATTAATGTATGGGAGGTGAAGCTTTAAACATGGGGAGTCCATGTGATTGCAGACTCAATGTAGAAATACCAGGTGAATCTTGCAGGCAGGACAGGTGGTACAGGGTAAAGTCAGAGAAGGGAGGAGACATGGGAATTGAGGTCAATGTGTAAAATAGTAGATGAGAGGAAAGCCCATGAATGGGCTCACATTAGCAGAGGTATGGTAAGAACCAGTGACAAATGAATAATTTGAAATCTGATTTAAAAAATGAGTACATAGAAGCCACATGGAGgttgtagctatgaggagagattcaacaaacttggtttgttttcacttaacTGTCGAGGGAtgagggacaacctgatagaagtttacaaaatgatgagaagcatggatagaatgaatagtcagaATCTTcatcccagggtagaaatgtcaattattaggggacataggtttaaggtaaaagggagtaAGGTTAAAGAAGATGTGAgagacaaatgttttacacagagggtgctaagtgcctggaatgtgttgccagaggtggtggtggaggtggatacataGCAATGTTTAAGTGGCATCTTGATAGATATACGAATAGACAAGGCAAAGAGGAATATGCCATGTAGAgagaaaggtttttagtttagaaaggcaacaTGAGTCAGCAgtgtcttggtgggctgaagggcctacactgttctttattctttgttccaaTATGATGTTACACCTCAAAGTGTCAATAAATCTGAAAAATTCCACTGCATTGCCTCCAAACTATTATCATACTATCAAAACATTTGTTAATAgataaaatttggcagatgggCAAATAATGTAAACGTGAGACTATGAACATTTCTTAACATGGTCTGTTTGAGCAGTTAGGAGTGCAGGTCCCAATAAAATAGCAGAATATTCCATTGAAAGCATACATGGATGGAGTTCTGTAATTAAGTGGAAGACCTATTAGTAACACACATCGGGAACTGCAAGTGCCAAATTTCCATGTGCGCCATTTTGTTTGTAATATCATAAACCATTGGGATAATCAATGTTCAGTGCATTCTCTGATCTCATTAGGAATCTGGTTCAAGAGGATTATATTTATTATAGATGTTAAAGTGAACTTATCCTCTGTTTTTAAAGTTAGGATATGATGAAGAGAAGAACGATTATGTTTTCTATGGAGAATATAGTGAAAGTGAGTCTCTCCCAGTGTCAGCTCCAAAAATGCCTACTTCTCCAGAACAGGAAAAAAGAAACCGTCACAGAGCCAATGTTGTCAACGAGATCATCACCAAAGAGCGAGACTATGTCAAGAACTTAAAGGACATCTATGAGGTAAGGAGCAGTTTCTTTTATGTGTGAGATTGCATTGATTTTgttcctaggcaaaagtgaggaccacagatgatggagatcaaagtctagattagagtggtgctggaaaagcacaacaggtcagacagcatccgaggagcaggaaaatttatgttccgggcaaaagccattcatcaggaatgaggcagggagcctccgtgGTGGAGAGAAGGACTTTATTCCTGCCACTTTTTCCGTCCTCTGCCATAAAAGGGTATGGGAAGAATTTTTGTCTTGTGGTGGGAGTTGGTGATGGGTGAGATTGTTGGATTCCACTCATCACTTGGGTCATGTTCTGGAGATAGTATGGCCCACATCTACATATTGTGCAATGTCTTACAATGTCCATCCACCTACTTGCTTTGGCAGCTGCTCGATGTCCAAGACAATTTGATGTTATCCCTCGCATTGATTGAATTTGAAAAAAACTCACGGCCTGGTCAGGTCTCTACTTGCTCTCAGATATCACCCTGCAGTTTCACAATAATGTTTCCCATGATGGCAAGAAAAGAATGCAGCTCCGCTCTAAGGTCTGACCAAGCCCATAATCACCTTCAGTAATGTTCAGGTATTCATCTCCTAATCAGCGAGCTGCCTTAAAGGGAGCACACATCATGCTCACAATACTGCTCCCTCAAATAAATAAGTGGTATCCTGAAGGCTTAATCCTTTACTTACTCCCCCAATCTGCCATTGCTCTTAACCTCTCCAGCATGGATCACTCATCTCTGAGAACTCACTCTCTTGAAATTACTGACTTACTGATAATACAGGCAGTAACACAATGGAAATACTAGTGAGGCTAGACCTACTCTGGAGACATTGAATTATGGCATTCCCATTCTAGATTCGTTTTGGCCCCACATTCAAAATCAAGGGCATCTCACAAACATTTGGgcgatctccagcatcctctttCCTTCTGTGTTGCAGACAAGAACAATCACCTGACAGAGACACTACAGGAAACAGTGCCTCAAACTGCAATGGCTATCTGGAACTGAGTGATAATTAATATGCAAGTCTTTCTGCAACTCATTAAAAATTGTTATTTAAAATCTTTGCATATGGAGAATATTCCTAGTGATCTTGCAACTTTGAATAATGTGCAAATCAGTTTGGATATGTGGCTGGCACTGTTGTAGGTTTGAAGGACTGGGACAGATATTGGAATGACTGTTACATGAGGGGAATGCAAATTCTGCAAGTTCGGTTCAGTTCAGTGAATTTCTGCCAAGGAGATCAAGTTGCAAAACTTTGGCTCCTTTCACTTTGTTGAATTCCCTCTCCCTTCACTCTGTTGAGAGAACTTCATCCAACAGCAGCATACGGATTTCTCTCCTTGAAGAGCAAAATTAAGCAATATGCAGCAAATGAGTCAAATCATATCAAATATAACAATAGCTTGAATATAAATAGTGCCATTAATAAAGTAAAATTGTTCCAAGACACTTCACGAGCTTGACATTAAATAATATTTGACCCCAATGCACAGCAGAGATATTCTGGCAGATGACTCAAAGCTTGCTCAAGAAAGTTTGGAATAATCTCTGAAAGAAAAAGGTAGAAGTAGAGAGTTCACAAAAGAGGGCGGTAATTCTAGATTTTAAGGCTGAGAAagtctgaacaccatggtaggGCATTTAAAATTGGAAATTCTCAACACATCAGAATTAATTGAAATTGGAGAGCACAGTGATGGCAGGGCTGAGGAAACCTACAGGtatagtgttatgaaggtgtaaaagtgtactgtacctttaagagaataaAGGACTTGGCAAGCACATTGAGTGCTAGAGAATTTACAATGTTACATTTGATTCAGAACAGATAGCACTGACTGAGTTGCTATGaggaaaaaacaaatttgaattcgtcCAAACAGTTTACATTATACCCCGAAAATACCagattccaatcaagtttgatttagtatattgacaatctcaaaagccaatgacataatccgatgctttgggcGTAAAAGACCAAGGAAGATCAaacagttaggaggagaactgccaagccagcatctgcaaactgcccagagaataggtCTCTTAAAGGCATCTTTATCGAACAGTAACCTGTGGAGctgaatccccaagaagaagaaaaaaagacaggAACATAGAGAAGAAcggaaagctgcctggttttgagataagaagtataagaaatcttaatcgggggttttatcggaccagtattatagaaaggaagttaaaagataggttagaggaagaagttgtaaatagttgttagttatttATCTttcttatactttaagaaataaagttcttagtttttactttaaatggttcttggcctctcgaactttcacagattactgcatgggataaatcttttctgtttgctggttttaaattagcaaaggggtttaccccatgtcgtaacagtttgggggctcgtcaTTGGGAATGGAACTGTTTTAGACAGATTTGAGCAGATTTGGGTGTACGAAAAGtctcagcagatttaaacacttgcggGTGAGtgaactttaaataaaacataggtgagagaacttgtttaatttcggtgacgtgtggctgattaaattaaaagtgagagaaatggctcttaaaattgctaaaatgtttctggatttgaagatgattctcaaatttgccaagaaagtttagaaggaaagaaaaaggctataCTTtttgaattagcaaataagttagatttgggtttaaccaaggccAAAAGTAAAGCCAA
Above is a window of Chiloscyllium plagiosum isolate BGI_BamShark_2017 unplaced genomic scaffold, ASM401019v2 scaf_8894, whole genome shotgun sequence DNA encoding:
- the LOC122547977 gene encoding sialic acid-binding Ig-like lectin 15, whose translation is MTIVDGVRAEEGGSAVLPCSFTHPDTHLTLTGSVLWYKRESWSLIFKCTYPGPDHSQGELCENVIQRDGGNRFRFMGSLSNKDASIMMEGLSWEDAGPYRCHVELNIGKFQTQYRTRLKVEDVQGDVSVVSGTEGDSVTLPCIFRSWDSHTLTTVTWMRKEPYQHIVTFTAQSQ